In one Pseudomonadota bacterium genomic region, the following are encoded:
- a CDS encoding FxsA family protein: protein MLKLFLAFTLVPALEIFLFLKLGGAIGLFNTLLIVLLTGIIGAGLARWQGAETMLRIRRSLQKGVTPAEEMIDAALIFVAGMVLLTPGFLTDFAGILLLWPPSRRQCKIFLRKKFNQWMASGQVTVVRYH from the coding sequence ATGTTGAAACTTTTTCTGGCTTTCACCCTGGTCCCGGCTCTGGAAATTTTCCTTTTCCTCAAACTCGGCGGGGCCATTGGCTTGTTCAACACCCTGCTGATAGTGTTATTGACCGGAATAATCGGCGCCGGTCTGGCCCGCTGGCAGGGAGCCGAAACCATGCTGAGAATCCGCCGAAGCCTGCAGAAAGGCGTCACTCCGGCCGAAGAAATGATTGACGCGGCGCTGATCTTTGTCGCCGGAATGGTGCTGCTGACCCCAGGATTTCTCACCGATTTCGCCGGCATTCTCCTGCTCTGGCCGCCGAGCCGGCGGCAGTGCAAAATCTTTCTCAGAAAAAAATTCAACCAGTGGATGGCTTCGGGACAAGTGACTGTGGTGAGATACCACTGA
- the nifS gene encoding cysteine desulfurase NifS yields MKPVYVDNNATTRVADEVLAAMQPFFCEDYGNPSSMHFVGGRVAPRLKEAREQVAFLLGALADEIVFTSCGTESDNTAVHAALLADPGKRHLVTTRVEHPAIGSLFSTLSRQGYRITEIPVDSDGALDLGRLEESLSADTALVSIMWANNETGVIFPVEDIAAMCRARGITFHTDAVQAVGKLPINLHDSCIDMLSLSGHKLHAPKGIGALYVRKGTKFSPFMIGGHQEKGRRAGTENVPGIIALGKACELAGRNLAEENTRVRELRDHLENELIRLIPESRINGARSQRTPNTANISFANIEGESILLMLNEFGICASSGSACTSGSLEPSHVMRAMGVPFTMAHGSIRFSLSVYNTRADVDEIIKRLPPIVTRLRTLSPFT; encoded by the coding sequence ATGAAACCGGTTTATGTCGACAATAATGCCACCACCCGGGTTGCCGATGAAGTCCTGGCGGCCATGCAGCCGTTTTTTTGTGAAGACTACGGCAATCCTTCGAGTATGCATTTCGTCGGGGGACGGGTGGCTCCGCGCCTCAAGGAGGCCCGGGAGCAGGTTGCGTTTTTGCTGGGGGCCTTGGCGGATGAAATCGTTTTCACCAGCTGCGGCACGGAAAGTGACAATACCGCCGTGCATGCGGCGCTGTTGGCCGATCCCGGTAAGCGTCATCTGGTAACCACTCGGGTTGAGCATCCGGCCATTGGTTCTTTGTTCAGCACTTTGAGTCGGCAGGGTTACCGGATTACGGAAATTCCGGTGGATAGCGATGGTGCCCTCGACTTGGGGCGTCTGGAGGAAAGCCTGAGCGCGGATACGGCGCTGGTTTCAATCATGTGGGCCAACAATGAAACCGGGGTCATCTTTCCGGTTGAAGACATCGCCGCGATGTGCCGAGCGCGGGGGATCACCTTTCATACCGACGCCGTGCAGGCGGTCGGCAAACTCCCGATTAATTTGCATGACAGCTGTATCGATATGCTTTCGCTGTCCGGCCACAAACTCCATGCGCCCAAGGGAATCGGTGCACTTTATGTGCGCAAGGGAACGAAGTTTTCCCCTTTCATGATTGGCGGCCATCAGGAGAAGGGTCGCCGGGCCGGGACTGAAAATGTTCCCGGGATCATCGCTCTGGGTAAAGCCTGCGAGCTCGCCGGTCGTAATCTGGCAGAGGAAAATACTCGTGTGCGGGAGCTTCGCGACCATCTTGAAAATGAGTTGATCAGGTTGATTCCCGAATCCCGGATCAACGGAGCCCGCAGTCAGCGGACCCCGAATACCGCTAATATCAGTTTCGCCAATATCGAAGGCGAAAGTATTCTTTTGATGCTTAATGAATTCGGCATCTGCGCTTCTTCAGGTTCGGCTTGTACCTCGGGTTCCCTGGAGCCTTCCCATGTCATGCGAGCCATGGGAGTGCCTTTCACGATGGCGCATGGCTCGATCCGTTTCAGCCTGAGTGTTTATAATACGCGGGCGGATGTTGACGAAATCATCAAGCGGCTGCCGCCAATTGTGACTCGTTTGAGAACTCTGTCGCCGTTCACTTGA
- a CDS encoding formate dehydrogenase subunit gamma, translated as MKKGMVKVSTTFERLVHWYLALSCLLLLVTGLGMMFHSFNFVSVPFGGLKNLKLVHNGSGLIFISALFLAVVTWWKDAASLDLPNDLEWLKKGGGYLWKVDHLPETGKYNPGQKIFFMVVVVVGLMMIGSGLLMWRPEGWSRDLINLMYALHALGVVLLLPFIVVHLYLGTVGVPGSAAIVLTGYTTKAWCLSQCPKWLRKKEKEGSLEYYTGNGD; from the coding sequence ATCAAAAAAGGAATGGTCAAGGTGTCGACAACCTTTGAACGTCTGGTGCACTGGTATCTGGCCCTGAGTTGTCTGTTGTTGCTTGTTACCGGGCTGGGTATGATGTTCCATTCCTTTAACTTTGTCTCGGTCCCTTTCGGCGGTCTTAAAAATCTGAAGCTGGTGCATAACGGTTCCGGGCTGATTTTTATTTCGGCCCTGTTTCTGGCCGTGGTTACCTGGTGGAAGGATGCCGCGTCTCTGGATTTGCCAAATGATCTTGAATGGTTGAAAAAAGGTGGCGGCTACCTTTGGAAGGTTGACCACTTACCGGAAACCGGCAAATACAATCCGGGTCAGAAAATCTTTTTCATGGTGGTCGTGGTTGTCGGTTTGATGATGATCGGCAGTGGTTTGCTGATGTGGCGGCCGGAAGGGTGGAGCCGGGACCTGATCAATCTGATGTACGCCCTGCATGCTCTGGGCGTGGTTCTGCTGCTGCCTTTTATCGTCGTGCATCTTTACCTCGGCACGGTCGGGGTGCCGGGCTCGGCGGCCATTGTTTTGACCGGTTACACCACCAAGGCCTGGTGCCTGAGTCAGTGTCCGAAATGGTTGCGTAAAAAGGAAAAGGAAGGCAGCCTCGAATACTATACCGGCAACGGTGACTGA
- the nifU gene encoding Fe-S cluster assembly protein NifU, giving the protein MWEYTEKVKEHFLNPRNVGEVENPDGVGDVGSLSCGDALRLTFKLDAQGRIAEAKVKTFGCASAIASGSALTEMMIGKTIEDAEKITNQQIADYLGGLPKEKMHCSVMGHEALEKAIACYRGIPLEKKEGKLICECFGVTDLEIMRAIQENRLKTVEEVTNFTKAGGGCERCHGDIARLILEVQNQPQPELPPKQLTNIQRMHLIEETLEREIRPSLQLDGGDVELIDVIGNRVMVATRGACSSCKSAPITLKNLVEAKLREFVSPELVVEEVAR; this is encoded by the coding sequence ATGTGGGAGTACACCGAGAAAGTCAAGGAACATTTTCTTAATCCACGCAATGTCGGAGAGGTTGAAAATCCGGACGGGGTCGGCGATGTCGGTTCCCTTTCCTGCGGTGATGCTCTGCGGCTGACCTTTAAACTTGATGCTCAGGGGCGGATAGCGGAAGCTAAGGTCAAGACCTTCGGTTGCGCCAGCGCCATTGCCTCGGGCTCGGCTTTAACCGAGATGATGATCGGTAAGACCATTGAAGATGCGGAAAAGATAACCAATCAGCAGATCGCCGATTATCTCGGTGGCCTGCCCAAGGAGAAGATGCACTGTTCGGTCATGGGACATGAAGCCCTGGAAAAAGCGATTGCCTGTTATCGGGGGATTCCGCTTGAAAAAAAGGAAGGTAAACTTATCTGCGAGTGTTTTGGTGTGACCGATCTAGAAATCATGCGGGCGATTCAGGAAAATCGCCTGAAAACCGTAGAAGAAGTAACCAATTTTACCAAGGCCGGCGGTGGTTGCGAACGTTGTCATGGGGATATCGCCAGGTTGATTCTGGAGGTGCAGAATCAACCCCAGCCTGAGTTGCCTCCCAAACAGCTTACCAACATTCAGCGGATGCACTTGATTGAAGAAACCCTGGAGCGTGAGATTCGTCCTTCACTGCAACTTGACGGTGGTGATGTTGAATTGATAGATGTAATCGGCAATCGGGTCATGGTTGCGACTCGCGGCGCCTGTTCCTCCTGCAAGTCGGCGCCGATCACCCTGAAAAATCTGGTCGAGGCGAAGCTCAGGGAGTTCGTCAGCCCGGAGCTGGTGGTTGAGGAGGTTGCCAGATGA
- a CDS encoding 4Fe-4S dicluster domain-containing protein yields the protein MSQKIKLYDATKCTGCRGCQLACKQWNSLPAGQTENHGSYQNPQTLNPSTWLLIRFDEIAAGDDGVKWLFRKDSCMHCSDAACVIACPSGALFHTSHGTVALDQKKCIGCKQCTIVCPFGVPQYDPGTEKVAKCDMCFSRLENNLEPACVKACPTGALQFGEAGEMREVIKDRLAALGGEGRLYGDQFVGGTHLLYILPADPRQYSGLPIRPQVPAALSTWKDILKPLALLAPGAVLAGTFFHYLTKGPKDVTEYGRKGDS from the coding sequence GCGACTAAATGTACCGGCTGCCGCGGCTGCCAGTTGGCCTGCAAACAGTGGAACAGTCTACCCGCCGGCCAGACTGAAAACCACGGCAGTTACCAGAATCCGCAAACCCTTAATCCCTCCACCTGGCTGCTGATTCGTTTCGACGAAATCGCAGCCGGTGACGATGGCGTCAAATGGCTTTTTCGCAAGGATTCCTGCATGCATTGCAGTGATGCGGCCTGCGTGATTGCCTGCCCGAGCGGCGCCCTCTTTCACACTAGTCACGGCACGGTTGCTCTCGATCAGAAAAAATGTATCGGTTGTAAACAGTGCACTATCGTCTGCCCTTTCGGGGTGCCGCAGTATGATCCCGGAACCGAAAAGGTCGCCAAATGTGACATGTGCTTCTCTCGTCTGGAAAACAACCTTGAACCGGCCTGTGTCAAGGCCTGTCCGACCGGCGCCCTGCAATTCGGAGAAGCCGGGGAAATGCGTGAAGTGATTAAAGATCGTCTGGCCGCGTTGGGAGGCGAGGGCCGGCTGTATGGGGACCAGTTTGTCGGCGGCACTCATCTGCTCTACATTCTGCCGGCGGACCCGCGCCAGTACAGCGGCCTGCCGATCCGGCCGCAGGTTCCGGCGGCGTTGAGCACCTGGAAGGACATCCTCAAACCTCTGGCCCTGCTGGCTCCGGGAGCCGTGCTGGCCGGCACCTTTTTCCACTACCTGACTAAAGGCCCCAAAGACGTGACTGAATATGGCCGGAAAGGAGATTCCTGA
- the fdhE gene encoding formate dehydrogenase accessory protein FdhE — translation MKTLADYRAELPHYGDCIALLNSVRELRKRYRENPLGDIFALLPSAAASRLESGRPLTDLGREKHDLQKPRAYFLELLGIAAFFDAEASSRLRLELNRDAELYGEMVRRLFNPEVREAGSQKTEANPAGEEAQLDLTTWLLNESLKPFFIACREKHDSRLRGLSWAQSRCPVCSRPASLGLIRNENGTRSLFCLQCDWEWPFPRLQCPFCGGREPKDLAYFTVEGDEKRRVDICRHCRRYLKTFDARKLGAELSPELENLVSLHLDLRAAVEGYS, via the coding sequence ATGAAAACACTTGCTGACTATCGTGCCGAGCTGCCCCATTATGGTGATTGTATTGCTTTACTAAACAGCGTTCGTGAGCTGAGAAAACGGTATCGCGAAAATCCGCTCGGGGATATTTTTGCCCTGTTGCCGAGCGCCGCCGCAAGTAGGCTTGAATCCGGCCGGCCCCTGACTGATCTGGGTCGGGAAAAACACGATCTGCAAAAGCCGCGGGCCTATTTTCTAGAGCTCCTGGGCATCGCCGCGTTTTTCGACGCCGAGGCGAGTTCTCGCCTGCGTCTTGAGCTCAACCGCGATGCGGAACTTTATGGGGAAATGGTGCGCCGGCTGTTCAATCCCGAGGTTCGGGAAGCCGGCTCGCAGAAGACCGAAGCCAACCCCGCCGGGGAGGAGGCTCAGCTCGATCTGACCACTTGGTTGCTGAATGAAAGCCTGAAGCCGTTTTTTATCGCCTGCAGAGAAAAACATGACTCCCGACTGCGCGGCCTTTCCTGGGCACAGAGCCGTTGTCCGGTTTGTTCACGGCCTGCGTCTCTGGGGCTGATTCGCAATGAGAACGGCACGCGTTCGCTGTTTTGTCTGCAATGCGATTGGGAATGGCCTTTTCCGCGCCTGCAATGTCCTTTCTGCGGCGGCCGGGAGCCGAAAGACCTTGCCTATTTTACGGTTGAGGGCGACGAGAAGCGCCGGGTTGATATCTGTCGGCACTGCCGCCGCTATCTGAAAACCTTTGACGCCCGCAAATTGGGAGCGGAGCTGAGTCCGGAGCTGGAAAACCTGGTTTCTCTGCATCTGGATCTTAGGGCCGCGGTCGAAGGTTACTCCTGA